The Cytophagia bacterium CHB2 genome contains a region encoding:
- a CDS encoding NAD-dependent epimerase/dehydratase family protein, with the protein MIAFITGGTGFIGSFLAQSLVEACHQVHCLVRQTSSLKWLQNLPVNYLYGDIFSGEALAEALRDATHVFHLAGVTKELTQAAYFRANGEGTRAMLEACSRHAKYLERFVYVSSIAAAGPSNGKQPVTEAEAPHPVSVYGKSKYAGELACAEFKSRLPITIVRPPIVYGPRDRDVYEYFKQVKLGIRLRPGRRERWTSMIHVHDLVRGIIAAGTHPQAAGEIYFLTNPEPYEWNQVGVAIANAMNKKTISITVPETITPAVAAISELVAKITRKPALLNFDKIREMKQSGWAFSGEKAKQQIGFETAISLEEGLKQTVEWYREHGWL; encoded by the coding sequence ATGATCGCCTTCATCACCGGAGGCACGGGTTTTATCGGCAGTTTCTTGGCGCAAAGTTTAGTCGAAGCTTGTCACCAGGTTCATTGTCTGGTGCGGCAAACCAGTTCATTGAAATGGCTGCAAAATTTGCCGGTGAATTACCTCTATGGCGATATTTTTAGCGGCGAGGCTTTGGCCGAAGCGCTGCGTGACGCAACGCATGTTTTTCATCTGGCCGGTGTTACCAAGGAGTTGACTCAAGCCGCGTATTTTCGCGCCAACGGCGAGGGCACACGCGCGATGCTGGAAGCGTGCAGCCGTCACGCGAAATATCTCGAACGCTTTGTTTATGTCTCGAGCATTGCCGCGGCCGGGCCGAGCAACGGCAAACAGCCCGTTACCGAAGCCGAGGCGCCACATCCGGTTTCGGTTTATGGCAAATCAAAATATGCCGGTGAGCTTGCCTGCGCGGAATTCAAATCGCGCTTGCCGATCACGATCGTGCGTCCGCCGATTGTCTATGGTCCGCGTGATCGCGACGTTTATGAATATTTCAAACAAGTGAAGCTCGGCATTCGCCTGCGGCCGGGCCGGCGCGAACGCTGGACCAGCATGATTCATGTGCATGATCTCGTGCGCGGCATCATCGCTGCCGGCACGCATCCACAAGCTGCCGGCGAAATCTACTTTCTCACCAATCCCGAACCTTATGAGTGGAATCAAGTCGGCGTGGCCATCGCGAATGCGATGAACAAAAAAACCATTTCGATTACTGTGCCGGAGACCATCACACCTGCCGTTGCCGCGATCAGCGAACTGGTTGCCAAGATAACCCGCAAACCCGCGTTGTTGAATTTCGACAAGATTCGCGAAATGAAACAATCCGGCTGGGCGTTCTCCGGCGAAAAAGCAAAGCAGCAAATTGGCTTTGAGACGGCAATTTCATTGGAGGAGGGATTGAAGCAAACGGTGGAATGGTATCGCGAGCATGGTTGGTTGTAG